The Planctomycetota bacterium DNA window GCCGACGCTTCCTTGGCCACAAGGTGGTCCACCGGGAAGAGCACCTCGGCCTTGGAGGCCCCGATCTTCACGAGGAGTTTCTTCGCCAGGGCGATGACGTCGGTCTTCGAGCCGTCCTTCTCCTCCTTGACGCGCTCGACCTTGCTCTTGCCGACCTCCTGGCCGCGGGCGACCATGAACACGTACGCCATCGCCCCGCCGACGAGGAGCCGGTCAACCTTCGCCAGGAGGTTCTCAATGACGGCGATCTTGTCGGACACCTTCACACCGCCCAAAATGGCCACGAAAGGCCGCTCGGGCCTCTCCACCGCCTCACCCAGAAACTTCAGTTCCTTCTCCATCAGGAACCCGATGGCTCGGGTGCCCTTGGGCATGAGGCTCGGCACGCCGTAGGTGCTCGCGTGCTTCCGGTGCGCTGTGCCGAACGCGTCGTTCACGTAGAGGTCCGCCAGATTCCGCAGCGCCTTGGCGAACTCCGGATTGTTCTTCTCCTCGCCTTTGTGGAATCGCAGGTTCTCCAGGACAAGCACTTGGCCCGGCTTCAGGTTCTTGACCATCTTCTCGACCTCGGGACCGATGCAGTCGGGGGCAAGGGCCACCGGGCGCTCGAGCAACCGCCCCAACCGCTCCGCCGCCGGCTTCAGGCTCATCGCGTCCTGGCGCTCGCCCTTGGGCCGGCCCAGGTGGCTCATCAGGATGAGCCTCGCCCCCGCGTCCACCGCGCAGACGATCGAGGGCAGCGCCATCCGGATCCGCCGGTCATCCGTCACGTTGCCGTTCTCGTCGAGGGGCACGTTGAAATCGACGCGCATCAGAACGCGCTTGCCCTTCATCGTCAAGGCATTGATCAGTTTTTTGGCCACGGCCGGTCCCCTTCCGTATGAGCAATCGGGGGCGAGCCGCGCCAGCCCGCCCCCGGTTCCCGAGTGTGTGGCGTTTACATCCCCGCAATCTTTGCGGCCAGATCCACCATCCGGTTCGAGAAGCCCCACTCGTTGTCGTACCACGAGGTGACCTTGCAGAACGTCGGATCGACCATCATCGTCTGGTTCGAGTCGAACAGGCTGGAGCACGTGGTGCCGATGGTGTCGCTCGAAACGATCGGGTCGTCCGTGTACACCAGGATGCCTTTCAGCGGGCCCTGGCTGGCCTTCTTCATGGCCGCGTTGATCGCTTCGACGGTGGCCGGCTTCTCCAGTTCGGCCGTCAGGTCAACGATGCTGCCGACCGCCACCGGCACGCGCAGCGAGTAGCCGTTCAGTTTCCCCGCGAGGGCGGGGATCACTTTGCCCACCGCCGCCGCCGCGCCGGTCGTCGTCGGAATGATGTTCAACGCCGCCGCCCGCGCCCGGTGCAGGTCCTTGTGAATGAGGTCCAGAATCCGCTGGTCGTTCGTGTAGGCGTGGACAGTCGTCATCAGGCCGCGCTTGATGCCGAAAGACTCGTGCAACACCTTCGCCACCGGCGCCAGGCAGTTCGTCGTGCAGGACGCGTTGGAGACGATCTTGTGCTCGGGTTTCAGCGTGCCGTCGTTCACGCCGATGACGATGATGGCGTCAATCTCGCCTTTCGGCGGGGCCGAAAGGATCACCTTCTTCGCCCCGGCGGCGATGTGCTTCTGACACCCCGCCCGGTCGCAGAAAACGCCCGTGCACTCGAACACCACGTCCGTCTTGTGCTGGCCCCACGGAAGCGCCGCCGGGTCCTTCTGGGCCGTCACCGGAATCTTCGTCCCGTCCACCACCAGTGCCCCATCCGCGGCCTCGACGGTCCCCTGGAATCGACCGTAAACCGTGTCGTATTTCAGAAGGTGCGCCAGGGTCTTGGCATCCGAAAGGTCGTTGATGCCGACCACGATGAACTGGCCCTTCTTGCGCTGCCAGAGCACCCGGAACACAAGCCGACCGATCCGACCGAACCCGTTGATGCCGACGTTGATCGCCATACGACTCTCTCCTTCCGCTGCGGGTGATGCTCCTGGGTTCCCCTTTTCCATGGGTGGCGCTCGTCCCGGCGTCCGCCCGCCTATGTCGGTTCCTTCTTATAAGGCCGAACGGAGAGCCCTGTCAAGCCATTTTCGCGTCCTGACCCCTTCCGGAGCCGGTGAAAGCCGCCTTGACTGCGTCTCACAAAGTCGCCATAGTAAGGCTAGATCGGCGTCGGCGCCTGCGAGGGGTTCCGGAACGTGCGACCAACTGCACTTGCTTCCTTGCTGCTGAAGCAGCCCGGGTCCGCCCTGGCGGAGATTCTCCACCAGAGCCTCCGGGCCGCCGGCGCCCGCGTCACCACGGCCGCCAACCCCTACGAGGTCCTCGCCGAAGCCGCCCGCGCCGAGCATCCTTTCCGCTACATCCTGCTGGGCGTGGATTACTTCGGCCGCGACGACTTCCGCCTGCTGCCCCTGCTCCGGCGAGAATGGCCCGAGGCCTTCCTCGTCGCTTACCACTCGTCGGGGTTCGAGTACAAGGGCGAACTGGCGGAACTCGTCGGCGCCGACCTCGTCCTGGCCGACGAAAAGGGACTCGCGGCTTTCCTCGACAGCCTGTCCATACGGCCGGCGTCCGCTCGGCGCCCGGCAACGGGGGGCGTCGCGGTGGAGGCCTACCTGGCCCGGCCGGCCCGCACCCCGGCGGGAGCCGAAACGCCTGCCACGGCCGCGCCGGAATCGCCAACAACCAAACCCCGGCCGGCGCCGGACCAGGATGACGCGACACATCTCACGGAGGATGAACTCCGCCTCCTGCTCGGCGAGGAGGATCCGACGTGAACCCCGGCCGAGACGCGCCGATTTCCACCCGCCCGCCACCGGCGGTCATCTTCGTCTGCCGGGATGCCTCCCGCCGCGCCCTCGTCGAACGCGCCGTTCACGAAACGCGAACCTACTCCTCCGCCGCCGAGGCGTTCCTGGCGGCCGTGCGCGACCCGCCGCACGCCGTCCTCTTGAATCTGCGCGACGTGGCCGACCGGGCGGCCGACCTCCTGCATTCGCTTCGCTGCGAGCAGCCCCGGACGCCCGTTTACCTCGTCGCCGAATGCGAGGACGAGCCATCCGCCCGAGCGCTCGCGGACGCCGGCGCGGCCGACTATTT harbors:
- a CDS encoding phosphoglycerate kinase yields the protein MAKKLINALTMKGKRVLMRVDFNVPLDENGNVTDDRRIRMALPSIVCAVDAGARLILMSHLGRPKGERQDAMSLKPAAERLGRLLERPVALAPDCIGPEVEKMVKNLKPGQVLVLENLRFHKGEEKNNPEFAKALRNLADLYVNDAFGTAHRKHASTYGVPSLMPKGTRAIGFLMEKELKFLGEAVERPERPFVAILGGVKVSDKIAVIENLLAKVDRLLVGGAMAYVFMVARGQEVGKSKVERVKEEKDGSKTDVIALAKKLLVKIGASKAEVLFPVDHLVAKEASADAETDVQGPEIQKGWMGVDIGPETIELYRERLADAKTVIWNGPMGIFEMAPFAEGSRAICEALAQVDEHGTAIVGGGDTGAAVEKFGLVEEMTHISTGGGASLEFLEGKPFATIEIIDDA
- the gap gene encoding type I glyceraldehyde-3-phosphate dehydrogenase; the encoded protein is MAINVGINGFGRIGRLVFRVLWQRKKGQFIVVGINDLSDAKTLAHLLKYDTVYGRFQGTVEAADGALVVDGTKIPVTAQKDPAALPWGQHKTDVVFECTGVFCDRAGCQKHIAAGAKKVILSAPPKGEIDAIIVIGVNDGTLKPEHKIVSNASCTTNCLAPVAKVLHESFGIKRGLMTTVHAYTNDQRILDLIHKDLHRARAAALNIIPTTTGAAAAVGKVIPALAGKLNGYSLRVPVAVGSIVDLTAELEKPATVEAINAAMKKASQGPLKGILVYTDDPIVSSDTIGTTCSSLFDSNQTMMVDPTFCKVTSWYDNEWGFSNRMVDLAAKIAGM